A region of Pyxidicoccus parkwaysis DNA encodes the following proteins:
- a CDS encoding serine/threonine-protein kinase, translating into MATHHPEHPSSKPFILFTTGATSYELVRFLGPRGPGEMLLARRHYADTPGDLVVIKRLQDAGDAHGRARLREEVKLLMQLSHPAIAQVFLVRVHEGSPHLVMEYVEGHSLETLTSFAALRRRPFSEAFGAYAGAEVADALHHAHTLEDARGQPLGIVHRDVSPRTLRLDVHGRVKLADFAMAWARLPGRVGTEGHVVRGDLAYASPEALARQPLDGRSDLFSLGVVLLEVMTGLHLLDLEDVERAALATGPLPEAESLRAEVPSWLPAPMMAARMACLAPEHVERATRGLSGPMRAILARLLRREPAERFQSGLELRDALRGVLGGLGYSYGPREAEREASQVRRDARSRRRAADVLRWEDSARREDLPRDA; encoded by the coding sequence ATGGCCACCCATCACCCCGAGCACCCCTCTTCGAAGCCGTTCATCCTCTTCACCACCGGGGCCACCTCCTATGAGCTGGTCCGCTTCCTCGGCCCCCGGGGGCCGGGGGAGATGCTGCTCGCGCGCCGGCACTACGCGGACACGCCCGGGGACCTCGTGGTCATCAAGCGGTTGCAGGACGCGGGGGACGCCCACGGGCGCGCGCGGCTGCGTGAAGAGGTGAAGCTGCTCATGCAGCTCAGCCACCCTGCCATCGCCCAGGTGTTCCTGGTGCGCGTCCATGAGGGCTCGCCCCACCTCGTCATGGAGTACGTGGAGGGGCACAGCCTGGAGACGCTCACCAGCTTCGCGGCGCTGCGGCGGCGGCCCTTCTCGGAGGCCTTCGGCGCCTACGCGGGCGCGGAGGTCGCGGACGCGCTGCACCACGCCCATACGCTGGAGGACGCGCGCGGCCAGCCGCTGGGCATCGTCCACCGGGACGTGTCCCCGCGCACGCTGCGGCTGGACGTGCACGGCCGGGTGAAGCTGGCGGACTTCGCCATGGCGTGGGCGAGGCTGCCGGGGCGCGTGGGCACGGAGGGCCATGTCGTCCGGGGGGACCTGGCCTACGCGTCCCCGGAGGCCCTGGCGCGCCAGCCGCTGGATGGGCGCTCGGACTTGTTCTCCCTCGGCGTGGTGCTGCTGGAAGTGATGACGGGGTTGCACCTGCTGGATTTGGAGGATGTGGAGCGCGCCGCGCTGGCCACGGGGCCGCTGCCGGAGGCGGAGTCGCTTCGCGCGGAAGTGCCAAGCTGGCTGCCGGCGCCCATGATGGCCGCGCGCATGGCGTGCCTCGCGCCGGAGCACGTGGAGCGCGCCACGCGTGGGCTGTCCGGGCCCATGCGCGCCATCCTCGCGCGGCTGCTGCGGCGGGAGCCGGCGGAGCGCTTCCAGTCCGGCCTGGAGCTGCGGGACGCGCTGCGCGGCGTGCTGGGTGGGCTGGGCTACAGCTACGGCCCCCGCGAGGCGGAGCGCGAGGCCTCCCAGGTGCGCCGCGACGCCCGCTCCCGGCGCAGGGCCGCGGACGTGCTGCGGTGGGAGGACTCCGCGCGGCGGGAGGACCTGCCGCGTGACGCGTGA
- the thiS gene encoding sulfur carrier protein ThiS, whose protein sequence is MQVWVNGETREVPEGTTLSALLESLQVGGPGVAVEVNTEVVRRARHAEHSLQAGDRVEIVTFVGGG, encoded by the coding sequence GTGCAGGTCTGGGTCAACGGAGAGACACGCGAGGTGCCGGAGGGCACCACCCTCTCGGCGCTGCTGGAGTCGCTCCAGGTGGGCGGTCCCGGTGTGGCCGTGGAGGTGAATACGGAGGTGGTGCGCCGCGCCCGCCACGCCGAGCATTCCCTCCAGGCGGGAGACCGCGTCGAAATCGTCACCTTCGTCGGCGGCGGCTAG
- a CDS encoding thiazole synthase, whose protein sequence is MSIQDKPFTLAGVTFSSRLILGTGKYPSHDIMKQCHEQSGTQMVTVAVRRLDLKATGEASLMNWIDRNRVRLLPNTALCYTADDAVRTCRLAEELGMSKWVKLEVLGDEKTLYPDVEETVKAARILVKEGFTVLPYTSDDPITARKLEDAGCAAVMPLAAPIGSGLGIRNPHNIRLIMETVKVPVIVDAGVGTASDAAIAMELGVDAILMNTAIAGAKDPVRMAVAMKKAVEAGRDAYLAGRIPKKAYGSASSPLDGIHHQ, encoded by the coding sequence ATGAGCATCCAGGACAAGCCCTTCACCCTCGCGGGTGTCACGTTCAGCTCGCGCCTCATCCTCGGCACGGGGAAGTACCCCAGCCACGACATCATGAAGCAGTGCCACGAGCAGTCCGGCACGCAGATGGTGACGGTGGCCGTGCGCCGCCTCGACCTGAAGGCCACGGGCGAGGCGTCGCTGATGAACTGGATTGACCGCAACCGCGTGCGCCTCTTGCCCAACACGGCGCTCTGCTACACGGCGGACGACGCGGTGCGCACCTGCCGGCTCGCCGAGGAATTGGGCATGAGCAAGTGGGTGAAGCTCGAGGTGCTCGGCGACGAGAAGACGCTCTACCCGGACGTCGAGGAGACGGTGAAGGCCGCTCGCATCCTGGTGAAGGAGGGCTTCACCGTGCTGCCCTACACCAGCGATGACCCGATTACGGCGCGCAAGCTGGAGGACGCGGGCTGCGCGGCGGTGATGCCGCTGGCCGCGCCTATCGGCAGCGGGCTGGGCATCCGCAACCCGCACAACATCCGCCTCATCATGGAGACGGTGAAGGTGCCCGTCATCGTCGACGCGGGCGTGGGCACGGCGTCGGACGCGGCCATCGCCATGGAGCTGGGCGTGGACGCCATCCTGATGAACACGGCCATCGCCGGCGCGAAGGACCCGGTGCGCATGGCGGTGGCCATGAAGAAGGCGGTGGAGGCGGGCCGCGACGCGTACCTCGCCGGCCGCATCCCGAAGAAGGCCTACGGCTCCGCGTCCAGCCCCCTCGACGGCATCCATCACCAGTAG
- a CDS encoding thiamine phosphate synthase — protein sequence MVPRLVVITDWRLPPERLLGAIARALEAGPEVAVQHRHPEASGRQFLEEARLLAGLCGSRGNPLFVNGRLDVALLVGAHIHLPAHGPTPEDVRPHLPSGRLISVAVHDEAEARAARGADLALVSPVYAPGSKPGDTRATLGPEGFEALAALLPCPALALGGITPERAREVRGAAGFAVISSVLEAEDPAEAARAMLRVP from the coding sequence GTGGTCCCCCGGCTCGTCGTCATCACCGACTGGCGCCTGCCCCCCGAGCGACTGTTGGGCGCCATCGCCCGCGCGCTGGAGGCAGGCCCCGAGGTGGCCGTGCAGCACCGCCACCCCGAGGCCTCCGGGCGCCAGTTCCTCGAAGAGGCCCGCCTGCTCGCCGGGCTGTGCGGCTCGCGAGGCAATCCGCTGTTCGTCAACGGCCGCCTGGATGTCGCGCTCCTCGTGGGCGCGCACATTCACCTGCCCGCCCACGGCCCCACCCCCGAGGACGTGCGCCCCCACCTGCCCTCCGGGCGGCTCATCAGCGTGGCCGTCCATGACGAGGCCGAGGCCCGGGCGGCACGAGGCGCCGACCTCGCGCTGGTGAGCCCGGTGTACGCCCCCGGCTCCAAGCCCGGGGACACGCGGGCGACGCTGGGGCCCGAGGGCTTCGAGGCCCTGGCGGCGCTGCTCCCCTGCCCGGCGCTGGCGCTCGGCGGCATCACCCCCGAGCGGGCACGCGAGGTGCGCGGCGCCGCGGGCTTCGCGGTCATCTCCTCGGTGCTGGAGGCGGAGGACCCGGCGGAGGCGGCTCGGGCTATGCTGCGCGTCCCGTGA
- a CDS encoding DUF4129 domain-containing protein, with protein sequence MTSIPLLMLLTTLPCADRERTSRLLEETAASRPSELPAVVDGLAARMGGMPLPAVDKDASAVERAKQLTGFLERACALEEAEQRVPDNLPASEPERLKAILDRPEFSHARQRHGDLLKRLMRELEAWMEGLFESNEAQSFAVATRAVMLGLAFALVLWGVLRFAARLGRKAATVLASTQAEVPLVLDSPGEHLRRAHAALSSDARTAIREGLLGMLSALEQRRLARPDRVRTNRELAAELPARGAPATVVSEVERLVRWYDRAFYSLAPVPADEAASFVAAVEHLNGSLPAESSR encoded by the coding sequence CTGACGAGCATTCCCCTGCTGATGCTGCTGACCACCCTGCCCTGCGCGGACCGTGAGCGAACCTCGCGGCTGCTGGAGGAGACGGCGGCCTCGCGTCCATCAGAGCTGCCCGCGGTGGTGGACGGACTGGCCGCGCGCATGGGTGGAATGCCCCTGCCCGCCGTGGACAAGGACGCATCCGCGGTGGAGCGCGCGAAGCAGCTCACGGGCTTCCTGGAGCGGGCGTGCGCGCTGGAAGAGGCGGAGCAGCGCGTGCCGGACAACCTGCCCGCGAGTGAGCCGGAGCGACTGAAGGCCATCCTGGACCGGCCGGAGTTCTCGCACGCGCGCCAGCGACACGGTGACCTCCTGAAGCGGCTGATGCGCGAGCTGGAGGCCTGGATGGAGGGTCTCTTCGAGTCGAATGAGGCACAGAGCTTCGCGGTCGCCACGCGCGCGGTGATGCTGGGATTGGCGTTCGCGCTGGTGCTGTGGGGCGTGCTGCGCTTCGCCGCGCGCCTGGGGAGGAAGGCCGCCACGGTACTCGCGTCGACACAGGCCGAGGTGCCGCTGGTGTTGGACTCGCCAGGAGAGCACCTGCGAAGGGCTCACGCGGCGCTGAGCTCGGATGCGCGCACGGCGATTCGCGAGGGCCTGCTGGGGATGCTGTCCGCGCTGGAACAGCGAAGGCTGGCGAGGCCGGACCGGGTGAGGACGAACCGCGAGCTCGCGGCGGAACTGCCCGCGCGCGGCGCACCCGCGACGGTGGTGAGCGAGGTGGAGCGGCTCGTGCGTTGGTACGACCGGGCCTTCTATTCGCTCGCGCCAGTGCCGGCGGATGAAGCGGCGAGCTTCGTCGCGGCGGTGGAGCATCTCAACGGCTCGCTGCCGGCGGAGTCCTCCCGGTGA
- a CDS encoding DUF4350 domain-containing protein, with the protein MKNLRTAVIFGVLIALALAVGLSTRADAPESVVPSVENTGAQGARALYLYLREGGRTVDAQTTSLESLSSNARTLVIAAPQGRPVSKEEVASLERFVRAGGTLVYLSPRELGKYQAALEDWLRLDSGPLMPASSRGLASTLADAGGTTVDVWLATGPLRGLANLRVSQDRGLRMLHDDAVPLAGLGGAVAVWHRALGSGEIYVLAGADLVENRRLELLDNLRFWDALAARGPLVFDEYHHELAPPPPLSRGIWVFVAQVLVVGLLYAVSRGTRFGAARPLRQERHRSALEYVRSMGWLMRRAKVERELLPELDRSLRQLMQERLGIPLTLTDEDAARAMERGGRDYLDAKADLTRTLAQPDIRPSDYARVARHYAHLERVVTGRESDALDRAA; encoded by the coding sequence GTGAAGAACCTCCGCACGGCGGTCATCTTCGGCGTGCTCATCGCCCTGGCGCTCGCCGTGGGCCTGTCCACTCGCGCGGATGCACCGGAGTCCGTGGTGCCCTCCGTGGAGAACACCGGCGCCCAGGGAGCCCGAGCGCTCTACCTCTACCTGCGCGAGGGCGGGCGCACCGTCGACGCGCAGACCACCTCGCTCGAATCCCTCTCCTCCAACGCACGCACGCTGGTGATTGCAGCGCCGCAAGGCCGCCCCGTGTCGAAGGAGGAAGTGGCCTCACTGGAGCGCTTCGTCCGGGCCGGCGGCACGCTCGTCTATCTGTCCCCGCGCGAGCTGGGGAAATACCAGGCGGCGCTGGAGGACTGGCTGCGATTGGACTCCGGCCCGCTCATGCCCGCGAGCAGCCGCGGACTCGCCTCCACGCTGGCGGACGCGGGCGGCACCACGGTGGACGTGTGGCTCGCCACGGGCCCCCTGCGCGGACTTGCGAATCTGCGCGTGTCGCAGGACCGGGGCCTGCGCATGCTCCACGATGACGCCGTGCCCCTGGCGGGCCTGGGCGGCGCGGTGGCGGTGTGGCACCGTGCGCTCGGCTCGGGTGAAATCTACGTGCTCGCGGGCGCGGACCTCGTGGAGAACCGGCGCCTGGAATTACTGGACAACCTGCGCTTCTGGGACGCGCTCGCCGCACGCGGGCCGCTGGTCTTCGACGAGTATCATCATGAGCTCGCGCCCCCACCGCCGCTGTCACGCGGCATCTGGGTCTTCGTCGCGCAGGTGCTCGTGGTGGGGCTGCTCTACGCCGTGTCGCGAGGCACGCGCTTCGGCGCGGCCCGGCCCCTGCGCCAGGAGCGGCACCGCTCCGCGCTGGAGTACGTGCGCAGCATGGGCTGGCTGATGCGCCGCGCGAAGGTGGAGCGCGAGCTGCTCCCCGAGCTGGACCGCTCGCTGCGGCAGCTCATGCAGGAGCGGCTCGGAATCCCTCTCACGCTGACCGACGAGGACGCCGCACGCGCCATGGAGCGCGGCGGCAGGGACTACCTCGACGCGAAGGCGGACCTCACGCGCACGCTCGCGCAGCCGGACATCCGTCCCTCCGACTACGCGCGCGTGGCCCGTCACTACGCGCACCTGGAGCGCGTGGTGACGGGCCGTGAGTCGGACGCGCTCGACCGCGCGGCCTAG
- the exoP gene encoding spore coat polysaccharide biosynthesis glycosyltransferase ExoP, with the protein MRRSDDMDLARRALRGRDLVVFSNDWDGDPLSKVHIMRILSRENRVLWVNSIGNRAPRANAHDAKRILNKLEKFTQGIKEVEPNLFVLSPLAIPFYGSELVRNANRHLLRLQVLRAMKQLKFKKPISWSFLPASAPVSGTLGEEFVVYHCVDEFSAFSDTNGKHIAELEERLLRRADLCITSAERLRENKSKINPRTVLVRHGTDFTHFVKACDAATPIPADIANLPRPIIGFFGLVADWVDQEAIIATARAHPEGSVVIIGKTTPDCDDSKLRAEKNIHMLGRKPYADLPGYSKAFDVALMPFKVSELTLNANPLKVREYLAAGLPVVSTDLPEVRKVGLCKIASNTEDFVRKVDECLAEGPGPKRERADRIFSESWDARVDEIRHHVGAALVADGKDL; encoded by the coding sequence ATGCGGCGCAGTGATGACATGGACCTGGCCCGGAGGGCGTTGCGCGGGCGCGACCTGGTGGTGTTCTCCAACGACTGGGATGGGGATCCGCTGTCCAAGGTCCACATCATGCGGATCCTCTCCCGGGAGAACCGCGTCCTCTGGGTGAACAGCATCGGCAACCGCGCACCGCGCGCCAATGCGCACGATGCGAAGCGCATCCTCAACAAGCTGGAGAAGTTCACCCAGGGCATCAAGGAGGTGGAGCCCAACCTCTTCGTCCTGTCGCCGCTGGCGATTCCCTTCTACGGCTCGGAGTTGGTGCGCAATGCCAACCGGCACCTCTTGCGGCTCCAGGTGCTCCGGGCGATGAAGCAGCTGAAGTTCAAGAAGCCCATCTCCTGGAGCTTCCTGCCGGCCTCCGCGCCGGTGTCCGGCACGCTGGGCGAGGAGTTCGTCGTCTACCACTGCGTGGACGAGTTCTCCGCCTTCAGCGACACCAACGGCAAGCACATCGCGGAGCTGGAGGAGCGCCTGCTGCGCCGCGCGGACCTGTGCATCACCTCGGCGGAGCGGCTGCGGGAGAACAAGTCGAAAATCAATCCGCGCACGGTGCTGGTGCGGCACGGCACGGACTTCACGCACTTCGTGAAGGCGTGCGACGCGGCCACGCCCATTCCGGCGGACATCGCGAACCTGCCCAGGCCCATCATCGGCTTCTTCGGCCTGGTGGCGGACTGGGTGGACCAGGAGGCCATCATCGCCACCGCGCGCGCCCATCCGGAGGGCTCGGTGGTCATCATCGGCAAGACGACGCCGGACTGTGATGACTCGAAGCTGCGCGCGGAGAAGAACATCCACATGCTGGGCCGCAAGCCGTACGCGGACCTGCCGGGCTACAGCAAGGCCTTCGACGTGGCGCTGATGCCCTTCAAGGTCAGCGAGCTGACGCTGAATGCGAATCCGCTGAAGGTGCGCGAGTACCTCGCCGCGGGCCTGCCGGTGGTGTCCACGGACCTGCCGGAGGTGCGCAAGGTGGGCCTGTGCAAGATTGCCTCGAACACCGAGGACTTCGTGCGCAAGGTGGACGAGTGCCTCGCGGAAGGCCCCGGCCCGAAGCGTGAGCGCGCGGACCGAATCTTCAGCGAGAGCTGGGACGCTCGCGTGGATGAGATTCGTCACCACGTGGGCGCCGCCCTCGTGGCGGACGGGAAGGACCTCTAG
- a CDS encoding glycosyltransferase family 4 protein, whose protein sequence is MKVLLIGDYPPPYGGVAIHVQQLHGYLRACGVEAKVLDIGKGGRPAPDVHPVRSPAHFALRLAGFLSAGWMLHVHTSGNNPKSWVLAGLVGGMPGLRSSRVITLHSGLLPDYLAASGARRNFARVALAGYARVVAVSQAVKDAVVACGVPEEKVVVHPAFLSSQVRPGPVPAVVDAARARRRPLITMAHHPSPVYGRKLAFRALKLLAREYPDVGLALFGPGTDAEDFIRDARELGVAGRLEVLGELEHSAALGLMARSDVFLRPTTHDGDSISVREALALGVPCVASDVCARPEGTRVFKADDAQDLARVVTEALAAGPAVQPSVDAGPELLTLYTELAGMPAEAAMPFTKSDDTDIDTGETKHAAQ, encoded by the coding sequence ATGAAGGTGCTCCTCATCGGCGACTACCCGCCGCCATACGGCGGTGTGGCCATCCACGTACAACAGCTACACGGTTACCTGCGAGCCTGTGGGGTCGAAGCGAAGGTACTGGACATCGGGAAGGGCGGCCGGCCGGCTCCGGACGTCCACCCGGTGCGCAGTCCCGCTCACTTCGCCCTCCGGCTGGCGGGGTTTCTCTCCGCGGGGTGGATGCTGCACGTCCACACCAGCGGCAACAACCCGAAGTCCTGGGTGCTGGCGGGACTGGTGGGCGGGATGCCCGGGCTCCGGTCATCCCGCGTCATCACCCTCCACTCGGGGCTCTTGCCCGACTACCTCGCGGCGTCCGGTGCGCGGCGCAACTTCGCTCGCGTGGCGCTGGCCGGCTACGCGCGCGTGGTGGCGGTGTCCCAGGCGGTGAAGGACGCCGTCGTCGCGTGCGGCGTGCCCGAGGAGAAGGTCGTCGTTCATCCGGCCTTCCTGTCCTCGCAGGTGCGGCCGGGGCCGGTGCCCGCGGTGGTGGACGCGGCGCGGGCCCGTCGCAGGCCGCTCATCACCATGGCGCACCATCCTTCGCCCGTGTACGGACGGAAGCTGGCGTTCCGCGCGCTGAAGCTCCTCGCGAGGGAATACCCGGACGTGGGCCTCGCCCTCTTCGGTCCGGGGACGGACGCGGAGGACTTCATCCGCGACGCGCGCGAGCTGGGCGTGGCGGGAAGGCTCGAGGTGCTGGGTGAGCTGGAGCACTCGGCGGCGCTGGGGCTGATGGCTCGCAGCGACGTCTTCCTCCGGCCCACCACGCATGACGGGGACTCCATCTCCGTGCGCGAGGCGCTGGCATTGGGCGTGCCCTGTGTGGCCAGCGACGTGTGCGCCCGTCCCGAGGGCACGCGGGTCTTCAAGGCGGATGATGCACAGGACCTGGCCCGGGTGGTGACGGAGGCCCTGGCGGCGGGGCCCGCGGTGCAGCCGTCGGTGGACGCGGGGCCGGAGTTGCTCACGCTCTACACCGAGCTGGCCGGGATGCCAGCGGAAGCAGCAATGCCTTTCACGAAGTCAGACGATACAGACATCGATACGGGGGAGACGAAGCATGCGGCGCAGTGA
- a CDS encoding serine O-acetyltransferase — protein sequence MGVDAMTLYRVARGLKKRGVPLLPAVLRKAIYYLHSSYIPEDAEIGEGTQLGYGGIGVVIHRAAKVGKNCLISQQVTLGGRSGLEGAPVIGDYVRIGAGAKILGNIRIGDFAVIGANAVVLKDVAPGTVVAGVPAKVIRQDPDPLTTYQREMGLLPQRAPLSAVPPASMRQ from the coding sequence ATGGGTGTCGACGCGATGACGCTGTACCGGGTGGCACGTGGTCTGAAGAAGCGGGGCGTTCCCCTGCTTCCGGCCGTGCTGCGCAAGGCCATCTACTATCTGCACAGCTCGTACATCCCCGAGGATGCCGAGATTGGCGAGGGGACGCAGCTCGGCTACGGCGGGATTGGGGTGGTCATCCACCGCGCCGCGAAGGTGGGGAAGAACTGCCTCATCTCGCAGCAGGTGACGCTCGGCGGACGCTCGGGTCTCGAGGGCGCGCCCGTCATCGGTGACTACGTCCGCATCGGCGCGGGCGCGAAGATTCTGGGCAACATCCGCATTGGCGACTTCGCGGTGATTGGCGCCAACGCGGTGGTGCTGAAGGACGTGGCTCCGGGCACGGTGGTGGCCGGTGTGCCGGCGAAGGTGATTCGCCAGGACCCGGACCCGCTCACCACGTACCAGCGGGAGATGGGGCTGTTGCCTCAGCGCGCACCGCTGTCGGCGGTGCCTCCGGCCTCCATGCGGCAGTAG
- the exoM gene encoding spore coat polysaccharide flippase ExoM: MSGSSTPAASGGSFLGRAGPLVLARLFTAGLTLSIPLVLARVLHLDEYGTYYQLFLIATTLYYVLPFGVVQSLYYFLPRAEAKRPYLGQTLLFMSAAGLVGALGVYGLLGYVAGWFSNPALAQYRLPLAAYTAFLLGSFPLEVSLTSQGRTKASAVAYLVSDAVRAGVMVVPPLLGASLHGMMVAVACFAALRYVATWVVSLRGVTGPLVDRKLFREQFVYAAPFGAAMLLAIPQQNAHLYMVAGAVAPAVYALYRVGCFQLPVVDLLYTPTSEVLMVRLGELEREGRLEEGVVAFREAAGKLAYVFLPFAAFLFAAAPEFIGAMFGEKFLPAVPVFRVSVLGVVLSILPMDGTLRARGQTRAIFASYAVKAAVTVPMVWLGVRHLGLMGGIGSWAVAEVVGKGMLLARVPAALSTPRLELRVMDVIPWRELGKASLSAAAAALGVFVLRAMARGAYSHLPAGFVWRVLPLAFAGVLFVMGYLGVLYAAGVRPLSVLAGMRARRAG, encoded by the coding sequence GTGAGCGGCAGTTCCACGCCGGCGGCGTCCGGGGGAAGTTTCCTCGGCCGCGCCGGCCCCCTCGTGTTGGCCCGGCTCTTCACGGCCGGGCTGACGCTGTCCATTCCTCTCGTGCTCGCCCGGGTGCTGCACCTGGACGAGTACGGCACGTACTACCAGCTCTTCCTCATCGCCACGACGCTCTACTACGTGCTGCCGTTCGGCGTGGTGCAGAGCCTGTACTACTTCCTGCCGCGTGCGGAGGCGAAGCGGCCGTACCTGGGGCAGACGCTCCTCTTCATGTCCGCCGCCGGACTCGTGGGCGCGCTGGGTGTGTATGGGCTGTTGGGGTACGTGGCGGGCTGGTTCTCCAACCCGGCGCTGGCGCAGTACCGGCTGCCGCTGGCCGCGTATACGGCCTTCCTGCTGGGCAGCTTCCCGCTGGAGGTGTCGCTCACCTCGCAAGGGCGCACGAAGGCCTCGGCCGTCGCCTACCTGGTGTCCGACGCGGTGCGCGCGGGCGTCATGGTGGTGCCGCCGCTCCTGGGTGCGTCGCTGCACGGGATGATGGTGGCGGTGGCCTGCTTCGCGGCCCTGCGCTACGTGGCGACGTGGGTGGTGTCGCTGCGCGGAGTCACCGGGCCGCTGGTGGACCGGAAGCTCTTCCGCGAGCAATTCGTCTACGCGGCGCCCTTCGGCGCGGCGATGCTGCTGGCGATTCCTCAACAGAACGCGCACCTGTACATGGTGGCGGGCGCGGTGGCGCCGGCCGTGTACGCGCTGTACCGCGTGGGCTGCTTCCAACTGCCCGTGGTGGACCTGCTCTACACGCCCACCAGCGAGGTGCTGATGGTGCGGCTGGGCGAACTGGAGCGCGAGGGCCGGCTGGAGGAGGGCGTGGTGGCGTTCCGCGAGGCGGCGGGGAAGCTGGCCTATGTCTTCCTGCCCTTCGCCGCGTTCCTCTTCGCGGCGGCGCCGGAGTTCATCGGGGCGATGTTCGGCGAGAAGTTCCTGCCGGCCGTGCCCGTGTTCCGGGTGAGCGTGCTGGGCGTGGTGCTGTCGATTCTGCCCATGGACGGCACGCTGCGCGCCCGGGGGCAGACGCGCGCCATCTTCGCGTCGTACGCGGTGAAGGCGGCGGTGACGGTGCCCATGGTGTGGCTGGGTGTGCGGCACCTGGGGCTCATGGGCGGCATCGGCTCGTGGGCGGTGGCGGAGGTGGTGGGCAAGGGGATGTTGCTGGCGCGCGTGCCGGCGGCACTGTCCACCCCCCGACTCGAGCTGCGTGTCATGGACGTCATTCCCTGGCGGGAATTGGGCAAGGCGTCGCTGTCCGCGGCGGCGGCCGCGCTGGGCGTCTTCGTGCTGAGGGCCATGGCGCGAGGGGCCTACAGCCACCTGCCGGCGGGCTTCGTGTGGCGCGTGCTGCCGCTGGCGTTCGCGGGGGTGCTCTTCGTCATGGGCTACCTGGGTGTGCTGTATGCAGCGGGGGTGCGTCCGCTGAGCGTCCTCGCGGGAATGCGTGCGCGCAGGGCAGGGTGA